The window TGGGCGTGCTCTCGGCGGCGCTCAAAAAAGACGTGCTGGGGCCAGAAGGCTACGCCGCCATGATCGCCAATACGACCAAGCTGAATAAGCCGGGCAAGGCGCTGTCGGAAATGGAAGGAGTGCATGCGCTGACCGACGTTACCGGCTTCGGCCTGTTGGGCCACCTGCTGGAACTGGCGCGCGGCTCGCAATTGACGGCGCAGCTGACAATGTCGCAGATTCCGCTGCTGCCCGGCGTGGAACAGCTCGCGCACGATGGCTACTTCACCGGCGCGTCGGGACGCAACTGGGATGCCTACGGCAAGGATGTGACGCTGTCGCCGAGCATCAGCAGCGCGCAGCACATGCTGCTGACCGACCCGCAAACCTCGGGCGGGCTGCTGGTATCGTGCGACCCGGGCAGCGTGGACGAGATCCTGGCGCTGTTCGCGCGCGAAGGCTTCGAGAGCGCCGCCGTCATCGGCGAGATGACAGCGGGCGCGCCGCGCGTGCAAGTGGCGGCATAAGGGCATAAGGCTGGCCCTGGCCAGCCTCGGTGTTACATCAAGCGGCCGAGGTGCCCGATGCCGACTTGCGGCGCTTGCGTGCGACGAAGCCCAGCATGGCCAGGCCGGCGCCCAGCATGGCCCAGCTGCTTGGTTCCGGCACGGCGGCAACCGAGAACGACAGGTTGTCGGCATAGCCATCGTTGTAGCTGCCTTCGACACGGCGCATGTCGAGGACGATGTCGACCAGCGCGGTACCGACTGGAATCAGGCCGAGGCTGTCGCGATACGCCATGCCGGTACGGCCGCCGCGCTCACCCGGGGTAACCGGTGCCAGGCTGGTGCTGAACAGGGCTTGGCCGGTGCTATCGCGGAACACGGCGCTCAGGGTTGCATTGTCGCCCTGGGTAGCGTAGCCACCCAGCCAGCCGGACAGGTTGAATTGCGACTGTCCGGCGTTGATGGCGCCGCTGAAAGCGCTCAGGTCGATGACCTGGATCGCGCGCGAAGCCGCCGTGTTGACGCCACCACCAAAGAAATTCTTGCCGCGGTTCTGAGGGCCGGCATCGCCTGGCGACGGGAAGCCGCCGCCTGCGCCGTATACGACCGAGGTCAGGCCGCCCGTGACGTTCCAGCCGGGAACCGGCACCGTGCCGCCGTCGGTCGAGCCCGCGCCCGCTTCAGCATCGCCATTGACGATCAGATTCTGGCCCACGACGGCCGTGCCAGCGCTCGCCGGGGCGGCGCAAGCGAGCGCACTCGCCATCGATAAAGCCATTGCAACAGTTACAAAACGCATAAACATCCCTTGAATGATTGAAGTGCCGCCTGTGCCAGCCCGCGGCTCCGCGGCAGACAAACGGGACGCTGGTAAATATAATGCCATTTTACAAGGTTTCCACACGTATTTATTCAAACAACAAGATATTTACTGCACTGGTGTCGGCAAAAAGGCAATGCGATTTGCGGGAATGCCGCCGGCCGAGGGCAAAATGCAACGTTGATAATTTTATTCAGGGTACCGTGCGGGCAGGCGAATACGGGACGGGTATGATCGGTTGTGCGGTTCCACCTTGTGCATCTCCAGGAGAACATGATGGCGTATGTCGACGGTTTCGTACTTCCCCTCCCCACCAGCAACATCGAAAGTTATCGCACCATGGCGGCGACCTGCGGCGCCATCTGGCGCGAACACGGCGCGCTGCAGTACCGCGAATGCATTGCCGATGACGTCAAGCCGGGCAAACTCACGTCGTTTCCCCAGAGCGTCAACCTGCAGCCCGGCGAGACCGTGGTCTTTTCCTGGATCGTGTATGAATCGCGCGCTCACCGCGATGAAGTCAACGACAAGGTCATGAAAGACCCGCGCATGGCCGACTTCATGAAAGGGACCGACATGCCCTTCGACGGCAAGCGCATGATTTACGGCGGCTTCGACATGTTTCTCGATTTGTAGTTCGCCACGGTATGGCGAGGGCGGTTTGTCGGCGTGCAACTGAGCGCTTGACAAGCCGGCGCGCCCTGACGTACAGTGAACTCATGTCTTCCTCCCTGCATCTGTCGTCTTTCCCCCTGCTCGCTGGCGCGCTATCGCTAGCGACGCTACTAGCTGCACGCGCGTAATCCACCCGCAGTGCGCCGCCCGGCTCCCCCGCCGGCGAGTTGTAAGCCAGTAAAATCCCAGGAAAGTCCGACCCGATGTTTGCACCTGTCTCCATCACCTTGTTTCTACTGCTAAAGCTACCGATCGGTTGCCTGGCCTAGCGACTCCGTGGCCGCCCGGCAGCCCGTCGCCACACCGCCGCCCGGCCCTTATCCGCTTTAGTCTCAGGAGAACACCATGATGTTGCAGAACCCGTCGTCGAAATACCGCGCCTTCCCTCCAGTCAATTTGTCCGGCCGCCAGTGGCCCGACCGCGCCATTACCCATCCGCCGATCTGGATGAGTACCGACCTGCGCGACGGCAACCAAGCCCTGATCGAGCCGATGAGCCCGGAGAAGAAGCTGCGCTTTTTCGAGATGCTGGTCCAGATCGGCCTCAAGGAAATCGAAGTCGGCTTTCCGTCCGCCTCGCAGACCGACTTCGCTTTCGTGCGCAAGCTGATCGACGAAGACCGCATCCCCGAGGACGTCACCATCATCGTGCTGACCCAGTCGCGCGAGGAATTGATCCGCCGTACGGTCGACTCTTGCGTGGGTGCGCGGCGCGCCATCGTGCACCTGTACAACTCGGTCGCTCCCGTATTCCGCAAGGTGGTGTTCGGCATGACGCGCGAGCAGATCACCGAGATCGCGGTCAGCGGCACCAAACTGGTCAAGCAACTGGTCAAGCAGCATCCGCAAACCGAATGGGCGTTCGAGTACACGCCGGAATCGTTCTCGACGACGGAGCTCGATTTCTCCAAGCATATCTGCGACGCCGTCAGCGAGGTGTGGCAGCCGACGCCGCACAACAAGATGATCATCAACCTGCCATCCACCGTCGAATGCAGCACGCCGAATGTGTATGCCGACCAGATCGAGTGGATGTCGCGCAAGCTGGCACGGCGCGATTCGCTGATTATCAGCGTGCACCCGCACAATGACCGCGGCACGGCGGTGGCCTCGGCCGAGCTGGCCATCATGGCGGGCGCCGACCGGGTTGAAGGCTGCCTGTTCGGCAACGGCGAGCGCACCGGCAATGTCGACCTCGTGACCCTGGCGATGAACCTGTACACCCAGGGCGTGCATCCGGGGCTCGATTTCTCGGACATCGATGCCGTGCGCCAGGTGGTGGAGGAATGCAACCAGTTGCCGGTGCATCCGCGTCATCCGTATGCGGGCGATTTGGTGTTTACGGCGTTTTCCGGTTCGCACCAGGATGCGATCAAAAAAGGATTTGCCCAGCAAAAGCCGAATGCCTTGTGGGAAGTGCCGTATTTGCCGATCGACCCGGCCGACCTGGGGCGCAGCTACGATGCGGTGATCCGCGTCAACAGCCAGTCCGGCAAGGGCGGGATGGCGTATCTGCTGGAACAGGAATTCGGCCTGAGTTTGCCGCGCCGCTTGCAGATCGAGTTCAGCCGCGCCGTGCAGGCGGTGGCCGACGCCAGCGGGCGCGAAATCGCCGCGAAGGAGATTCACGCAATTTTCTGCAGCGAATATTTCGATCAGACCAGCCCGTATGCGTATAGCGCGCACAAGATGGTGGAGGACAGCAGCAGCGATGAGCCGGTGCAGATCGACATCACTTTGGCGCACCGTCAGGCGAGTTTGAGCTTGCAAGGTGGCGGGAATGGGCCGATCGATGCATTTGTGAATGCGCTGGGGCTCGATATCAAGCTGATGGATTACCACGAGCACGCGATCGGCTCGGGCGCGAATGCAAAGGCGGCGTGTTATGTGGAGTTGCGGCTGGCCAATGGCCCGACCATGTTTGGGGCGGGGATTGACAGCAATATTGTGACGGCGTCGTTCAAGGCGGTGCTCAGTGCGGTAAACCGGCAACTGGTGAGGGCGGAGCAGGAAGTGGCGGTGGCTGGCTAAGCCCAGTTCTTTTCGCACACGCCCCAAGTCTCGTCGGTTCCACCATTGGCGGAACCGACGAGAGGTGGGATCAAATAAACTTGGTCTTCTTCAAATACTTCTCCACATCGCGATAACTGTCGTCGCTGCCGGCATAGCGCACCAGATTGCGCGCCGTTTTCAGCCACTCCACCGTCGATGGCTGCATCGTATCGAGCGCATACGCAATATCGCCCGGCCCGATCGGCCGCTCCGGATTCCCGGCCAGAATGTCATGAATCGCACTCTCCTTGGCCAGGTCGATCACGCCATCGATATCGGCCCCGGAAAAATGCGGCGTCGCCGCCACCAGCGCATCCACATCCACGCCTTCCACCGGCACATCGCGCAGCTTGATGTTGATGATGTGCTTGCGCGCTTCGGCATCCGGCGGTGGCACGAACAGTTGGCGCGCAAAGCGCCCGGTGCGCTTCATGGCCTGGTCCACATCCCACGGCATATTGGTTGCCGCCAGAAACAGCACGTCGCGGTTGTCGCGCTCGAAGCCGTCGAGCTGCGACAGGAATTCGTTGACGATGGTGCGGCTGTGCTCGCTCTGCGCCTTGGAACGCGAGAACGCCAGTGCATCGAGCTCGTCGAAAAACAGCACGCAGGGCTTTTGCGCCCTCGCCTTCTCGAACAATTGCGCCAGGTTGCGCTCGCTTTCGCCCATCCACATATTCAACACTTCGCTGATGCCGACCGACACAAACGAGGCATTGCACTCGTTCGCAATGGCACGCGCGATCATGGTCTTGCCGCAGCCTGGCGGGCCGTACAGCAAAATCCCGCCGCCGCCCTGCTTCTTGAATTTGGCAAACAGCGAAGGCCGCAGGAAAGGCTCGATGATATGCAGGCGCAGCATCTTTTTCAGCTCTTCCATGCCGCCCACATCGGAAAAACGCACCAGGTCGGGCGCCTGCGGCTTGAGCGGCACCACGTTGGCGCTCTGCCCCACCAGCGAGAGCGCCGGACCGGATGCCGGACGCGCACTCTGCTGCAACTGCTCCAGCGCCGGCACCGGCGCAAAGCCATCCTGCTGGCGCGCGCGGCCGTACGCGGCCAGCGCATCGCTGTTGCGCTCCAGCGCCAGCAAGGCTTGCGCCTTGCCGCTCAGCGCCGCCGCACCGGGCGACTGACGCTCCGCCAGCTCGAACTGCACCAGCGCGGCGGCCGCATCGTTTTCATCGAGCAGCAGCCGGGCATAGGCGAGCCGGGTGGCGGAGTTGAACGGATCGCTCACCAGCGACGCTTCATATTGTTCACGCGACATAGTCATGGTCATCAAATTCCTGCGCGGCGTTTCAGCCAGCGCTTGAGCAAAGGAGGGAAAATCCAGGAGTACGCACAATAACCGATCAGGAAGATATTGAGCGGTCCGAGAATGTGCGGGGCAATCTTGCCGGCGCCACTGAACACGGCCACCGTCACCACCCACAAGACGACCGACGCCGCCCAGCCCCAGCGGTTGAACGGCCACAGCAGCAGCATGCTCCAGTGGCTCAGGGCGTCGAGTTCGACCACCAGTTCGAGGATCTCGCGCGAGCCTGGATTGAGTTTCAGCAGTTCGATGGCAATCCGCTTGGCGGCCCGGTATTTGCCACGGTGCACCAGATGGGTGATCAGCATGTGCGCCGTGCCCGCGCTTTCGGGATGGCGGCCCATCAAGGCGGCCAGGCGTTCCTGCTCGGCACCCTTGCGGCCGTCGATCAAGTCGCCCATCATGCAGGCGATCAGGGCCAGTTCGTCGTCCGGATCGAGCCGCAGCGCTTCGTGCGCCAGCGCCTTGGCCTTCTCGAGGTGCATGGTGCGGTACATCAGCATGGCGTAGCGCGCGTAATGATGGCCGGACTCGGGATAGTCCCTGAGCAAGTCGATCAGCACCGTTTCGGCCGCAGGCAGTTCTCCGCTTTCCTGATACAGGGTGGCGAGCAGGGAACGTCCCGCGTAATGGTCGGGCTCGCGGCTGAGCACGCGAAGCAAGGCTTCGCGCGCGTCGTCCGGTTTGTCGGTCAAGTAATCGACCAGCGCCGCGCCATACAGCAAGTCGCTGTCGTCGGGATGCTGGGCCAGCGCCTCGCCCAGCTCGTCGCGGGCTTGCGCATAGCGGTTGCGCTCGATCAGGCCCTGCACGCGCCGGCTGTAGTCACGCGCCGATAATACACTCTGGTCGTTCATGGGTTGCCTGCCAGGAGGTAATACTCGAGCGCCTTTTT of the Massilia violaceinigra genome contains:
- a CDS encoding PEP-CTERM sorting domain-containing protein; this encodes MASALACAAPASAGTAVVGQNLIVNGDAEAGAGSTDGGTVPVPGWNVTGGLTSVVYGAGGGFPSPGDAGPQNRGKNFFGGGVNTAASRAIQVIDLSAFSGAINAGQSQFNLSGWLGGYATQGDNATLSAVFRDSTGQALFSTSLAPVTPGERGGRTGMAYRDSLGLIPVGTALVDIVLDMRRVEGSYNDGYADNLSFSVAAVPEPSSWAMLGAGLAMLGFVARKRRKSASGTSAA
- a CDS encoding DUF1428 domain-containing protein; the encoded protein is MMAYVDGFVLPLPTSNIESYRTMAATCGAIWREHGALQYRECIADDVKPGKLTSFPQSVNLQPGETVVFSWIVYESRAHRDEVNDKVMKDPRMADFMKGTDMPFDGKRMIYGGFDMFLDL
- the leuA gene encoding 2-isopropylmalate synthase, with amino-acid sequence MMLQNPSSKYRAFPPVNLSGRQWPDRAITHPPIWMSTDLRDGNQALIEPMSPEKKLRFFEMLVQIGLKEIEVGFPSASQTDFAFVRKLIDEDRIPEDVTIIVLTQSREELIRRTVDSCVGARRAIVHLYNSVAPVFRKVVFGMTREQITEIAVSGTKLVKQLVKQHPQTEWAFEYTPESFSTTELDFSKHICDAVSEVWQPTPHNKMIINLPSTVECSTPNVYADQIEWMSRKLARRDSLIISVHPHNDRGTAVASAELAIMAGADRVEGCLFGNGERTGNVDLVTLAMNLYTQGVHPGLDFSDIDAVRQVVEECNQLPVHPRHPYAGDLVFTAFSGSHQDAIKKGFAQQKPNALWEVPYLPIDPADLGRSYDAVIRVNSQSGKGGMAYLLEQEFGLSLPRRLQIEFSRAVQAVADASGREIAAKEIHAIFCSEYFDQTSPYAYSAHKMVEDSSSDEPVQIDITLAHRQASLSLQGGGNGPIDAFVNALGLDIKLMDYHEHAIGSGANAKAACYVELRLANGPTMFGAGIDSNIVTASFKAVLSAVNRQLVRAEQEVAVAG
- a CDS encoding ATP-binding protein encodes the protein MTMTMSREQYEASLVSDPFNSATRLAYARLLLDENDAAAALVQFELAERQSPGAAALSGKAQALLALERNSDALAAYGRARQQDGFAPVPALEQLQQSARPASGPALSLVGQSANVVPLKPQAPDLVRFSDVGGMEELKKMLRLHIIEPFLRPSLFAKFKKQGGGGILLYGPPGCGKTMIARAIANECNASFVSVGISEVLNMWMGESERNLAQLFEKARAQKPCVLFFDELDALAFSRSKAQSEHSRTIVNEFLSQLDGFERDNRDVLFLAATNMPWDVDQAMKRTGRFARQLFVPPPDAEARKHIINIKLRDVPVEGVDVDALVAATPHFSGADIDGVIDLAKESAIHDILAGNPERPIGPGDIAYALDTMQPSTVEWLKTARNLVRYAGSDDSYRDVEKYLKKTKFI
- a CDS encoding tetratricopeptide repeat protein; its protein translation is MNDQSVLSARDYSRRVQGLIERNRYAQARDELGEALAQHPDDSDLLYGAALVDYLTDKPDDAREALLRVLSREPDHYAGRSLLATLYQESGELPAAETVLIDLLRDYPESGHHYARYAMLMYRTMHLEKAKALAHEALRLDPDDELALIACMMGDLIDGRKGAEQERLAALMGRHPESAGTAHMLITHLVHRGKYRAAKRIAIELLKLNPGSREILELVVELDALSHWSMLLLWPFNRWGWAASVVLWVVTVAVFSGAGKIAPHILGPLNIFLIGYCAYSWIFPPLLKRWLKRRAGI